A single window of Usitatibacter rugosus DNA harbors:
- a CDS encoding serine/threonine-protein kinase yields the protein MISRELWLQVEPLLTAALEMPESERGVWLHDLEATRPEAAVLLRKLLDADRRAVRDRSLETVPKLAPAPAWSSPHAAGARIGPFELVRLLGHGGMGEVWLARQADGRVERDVALKLPAMNQHGETWRERFRRERDILAKLEHPNIARLYDAGVTDAGQPWFAMEYVEGLSLSDHVAARSLSMAERLGLFRQVLAAVAHAHRHLVVHRDLKPANILVSASGPVKLLDFGIAKLIGEDEGSAEPGDLTRLGGRVMTLRYAAPEQVAAGVITTATDIYALGVVLHELLTGLSPYRAVRAGRTLTEVMLLQEEIALPSTLAISGPLPHRVSGDLDAIILKALRRDPVARYASVELFDQDVLAHLERRPVKARAGTWRYLAGRFAVRHKLPLALAAAVMVTMGAGLFLAERERRVAVAEKARAEKHFASVRKLANSFVFDVHDEIENLAGSLKARQTLVGTAVQYLDSLAGEGTDDPELALEVARSYRKLAEIQGDSRGGHLGDAVGARRNAEKAASLLAAVEAREPDNIRVLREHRVLALFLGRLMLEGGDAAGVKQTEKAAGFAEKITRLPGAELADRRNLGATLAEYGGILAVVKDDPVAASAQLARATEVLEALVRENPADLASRGRLAYAYERSAIAAEISGEARLPQAIALFEKSIATTEALARDEPDSEFHRQTLAKRYNSTARTMLKAGDVNGARVLSDRALVLVDALVAADARNAGNASIRAGALATASEIEYRGARYEKAIEFARASIAADAKLPASLRAGLIVRENVVGAMWMLAASNCALARLPDQASARRADLLKEARTLLAASRAFKQELVDRGIDAREASRAIGEIEAQVKACDAVA from the coding sequence GTGATCTCCCGAGAGCTCTGGCTGCAGGTCGAGCCGCTGCTCACCGCCGCGCTCGAGATGCCCGAATCCGAGCGCGGCGTGTGGCTCCACGACCTGGAAGCCACGCGACCCGAAGCTGCAGTGCTGCTGCGCAAGCTCCTGGACGCGGACCGGCGCGCCGTGCGGGATCGTTCGCTCGAGACGGTACCGAAGCTCGCACCGGCGCCGGCGTGGTCCAGCCCGCATGCGGCCGGCGCGCGGATCGGACCCTTCGAGCTCGTCCGGCTGCTGGGCCACGGCGGCATGGGCGAGGTGTGGCTCGCACGGCAGGCCGACGGGCGCGTCGAGCGCGACGTGGCGCTGAAGCTCCCGGCGATGAACCAGCACGGCGAGACGTGGCGCGAGCGCTTCCGCCGCGAGCGCGACATCCTCGCGAAGCTCGAGCACCCGAACATCGCGCGGCTCTACGACGCGGGCGTGACCGACGCGGGCCAGCCGTGGTTCGCGATGGAGTACGTCGAGGGCTTGTCGCTTTCGGATCACGTTGCCGCGCGTTCGCTCTCGATGGCGGAGCGCCTGGGGCTCTTCCGGCAGGTGCTCGCCGCCGTCGCCCACGCGCACCGTCACCTGGTCGTGCATCGCGACTTGAAGCCCGCGAACATCCTCGTCTCCGCGTCGGGCCCCGTGAAGCTGCTCGACTTCGGCATCGCCAAGCTGATCGGCGAAGACGAGGGCTCGGCGGAACCCGGAGATCTCACGCGCCTGGGCGGACGGGTCATGACGCTGCGCTACGCGGCGCCGGAGCAGGTGGCCGCGGGCGTCATCACCACGGCCACGGACATCTACGCGCTGGGCGTCGTGCTGCACGAACTGCTCACCGGTCTCTCGCCGTATCGCGCGGTGCGGGCCGGCAGGACCTTGACCGAGGTGATGTTGCTGCAGGAGGAGATCGCGCTTCCGTCCACGCTCGCGATCTCGGGTCCATTGCCGCATCGCGTGTCGGGCGACCTCGACGCGATCATCCTTAAAGCACTGCGCCGCGATCCGGTGGCGCGCTATGCGTCGGTCGAGCTCTTCGACCAGGACGTGCTCGCCCATCTCGAACGCCGTCCGGTGAAGGCGCGTGCCGGTACGTGGCGCTATCTCGCGGGGCGCTTCGCCGTGCGCCACAAACTGCCGCTGGCGCTCGCCGCCGCCGTGATGGTCACGATGGGCGCCGGGCTCTTCCTCGCCGAGCGTGAGCGGCGCGTGGCCGTGGCGGAGAAAGCTCGTGCGGAGAAGCATTTCGCCAGCGTGAGGAAGCTCGCGAACTCGTTCGTGTTCGACGTCCACGACGAGATCGAGAACCTCGCCGGCTCGCTGAAGGCGCGCCAGACGCTGGTCGGCACGGCCGTGCAGTACCTCGACAGCCTCGCGGGCGAGGGCACGGACGATCCGGAGCTGGCGCTCGAGGTCGCGCGCTCGTATCGCAAGCTGGCGGAGATCCAGGGAGACTCGCGCGGCGGCCACCTGGGCGATGCGGTGGGGGCCCGGCGCAATGCCGAGAAGGCCGCGTCGCTGCTGGCCGCGGTGGAGGCGCGCGAGCCCGACAACATCCGCGTGCTCCGTGAGCATCGCGTGCTCGCGCTCTTCCTGGGGCGGCTGATGCTCGAGGGGGGAGACGCGGCCGGCGTGAAGCAGACCGAGAAGGCCGCGGGTTTCGCCGAGAAGATCACGCGCCTGCCGGGCGCCGAGCTCGCCGACCGCCGCAATCTTGGCGCGACGCTGGCCGAGTACGGCGGCATCCTCGCGGTCGTGAAGGACGATCCCGTCGCGGCATCGGCACAGCTCGCGCGCGCGACCGAGGTTCTCGAAGCGCTGGTGCGCGAGAATCCGGCGGACCTGGCGTCGCGCGGCCGCCTTGCATACGCCTACGAGCGTTCCGCCATCGCGGCGGAGATCTCGGGGGAGGCACGGCTGCCGCAGGCCATCGCGCTCTTCGAGAAATCGATCGCCACGACGGAGGCGCTGGCGCGCGACGAGCCCGACAGCGAGTTCCATCGCCAGACGCTGGCGAAGCGCTACAACAGCACCGCGCGCACCATGCTCAAGGCGGGCGACGTGAACGGCGCGCGCGTCCTCTCCGACCGAGCCCTCGTGCTCGTCGATGCGCTGGTCGCCGCGGATGCGCGCAATGCCGGCAACGCCTCGATCCGCGCGGGGGCGCTCGCGACCGCGAGCGAGATCGAATACCGCGGGGCGCGATACGAGAAGGCGATCGAATTCGCCCGCGCTTCCATTGCGGCCGATGCGAAGCTTCCCGCGTCGTTGAGGGCGGGATTGATCGTGCGCGAAAACGTGGTCGGCGCGATGTGGATGCTTGCCGCGTCCAATTGCGCGCTCGCGAGGCTGCCGGACCAGGCTTCCGCGCGCCGCGCCGACCTGCTGAAGGAGGCCCGAACGCTGCTCGCCGCGAGCCGCGCCTTCAAGCAGGAGCTGGTCGATCGCGGCATCGATGCCCGCGAGGCGTCGCGCGCCATCGGGGAGATCGAGGCGCAAGTGAAGGCCTGCGACGCCGTGGCGTAG
- a CDS encoding OPT family oligopeptide transporter, producing the protein MSATREYEFTARAVITGALLGLVFGASSLYLVLKVGLTVSASIPVAVISLALFRSLSRTTGMRDATILEHNITQTAGSAGESLAFGVGVTMPAILILGFDLEVGRVILVGLLGGMLGILMMIPLRRALIVQEHGKLTYPEGTACAAVLKAGAGEGTPGAKLIFTGFAVGLAYKTANVALKLWKDVPEKVFGEPLKAGSVSVEVSPELLGVGYIIGPRIACIMCAGGVLSYLLLIPMIAHFGETAGIVAPGTKPIAQMGPNEIRAAYILYIGAGAVAAGGIISLLRSVPTIWRGLRESFRDVRNIGVGSTGNVVPRTDRDIPMKTVGIGLVILIAAITFAPSLEMNLVGALLIVAFGFLFVTVSSRLTGEIGSTSNPISGMTIATLLFTCLIFLLVGWTGGTHYVTALSVGAIVCIAASNGGTTSQDLKTGFLVGATPKFQQYAIIAGSALSAIALGPILLQLNEVATVYVPAKTLAPAPIVADATVKLGPVETLHGPQARDDSKSYRTWHKTDDKGGPPGKYLVDANGEAVWLVDPGINGTHDTRPDGSKVRKFEAPKATLISYIIKGILDRQLPWALVMLGVMISVMLELSFLPALAFAVGVYLPLSSSSPIFVGGLIRAWVDRKHGAAEGDKGPGVLLASGYIAGGAIAGIVIAFLAGVLDEVDAAIGKWAAASNPFFDGPWADALSMIPYVFLCAFLFLVARGKLLKIR; encoded by the coding sequence ATGAGCGCCACAAGAGAGTACGAGTTCACCGCCCGTGCCGTGATCACCGGAGCGCTGCTGGGCCTGGTCTTCGGTGCGTCGTCCCTGTATCTCGTGCTGAAGGTCGGCCTCACCGTGAGCGCCTCGATTCCGGTGGCTGTCATCTCACTGGCGCTCTTCCGCTCGCTCTCCCGCACGACGGGGATGCGCGATGCGACGATCCTCGAGCACAACATCACGCAGACGGCGGGCTCGGCGGGCGAATCGCTCGCGTTCGGCGTCGGTGTCACGATGCCCGCGATCCTCATCCTCGGCTTCGATCTCGAGGTCGGACGCGTGATCCTCGTGGGCCTGCTGGGCGGGATGCTCGGCATCCTGATGATGATTCCGCTCCGCCGCGCGCTGATCGTGCAGGAGCACGGCAAGCTCACGTATCCCGAAGGCACCGCGTGCGCCGCGGTCCTCAAGGCCGGAGCCGGCGAGGGCACCCCCGGCGCGAAGTTGATCTTCACGGGATTCGCGGTCGGCCTCGCCTACAAGACGGCGAACGTCGCGCTGAAGCTCTGGAAGGACGTGCCGGAGAAAGTCTTCGGCGAGCCGTTGAAGGCCGGGTCGGTAAGCGTGGAAGTCTCGCCCGAGCTGCTGGGCGTGGGCTACATCATCGGGCCGCGCATCGCCTGCATCATGTGCGCGGGCGGCGTGCTCTCCTACCTGCTGCTGATCCCGATGATCGCGCACTTCGGCGAGACGGCGGGCATCGTGGCACCGGGCACGAAACCGATCGCGCAGATGGGGCCGAACGAGATCCGCGCGGCCTACATCCTCTACATCGGCGCGGGCGCGGTGGCCGCGGGCGGCATCATCAGCCTGCTGCGCTCGGTGCCCACGATCTGGCGCGGACTGCGCGAGAGCTTCCGCGACGTGCGCAACATCGGCGTGGGCTCGACGGGCAACGTCGTGCCGCGCACGGACCGCGACATCCCGATGAAGACCGTCGGCATCGGCCTCGTGATCCTCATCGCCGCGATCACGTTCGCGCCATCCCTCGAGATGAACCTCGTGGGCGCGTTGCTGATCGTCGCGTTCGGCTTCCTCTTCGTCACGGTCTCCTCGCGCTTGACGGGCGAGATCGGCTCGACCTCGAACCCGATCTCGGGCATGACGATCGCGACGCTGCTCTTCACGTGCCTCATCTTCCTGCTGGTGGGCTGGACCGGCGGCACGCACTACGTGACCGCGCTCTCGGTGGGCGCGATCGTCTGCATCGCGGCGTCCAACGGCGGCACCACGTCGCAGGACCTGAAGACGGGCTTCCTCGTCGGCGCGACGCCGAAGTTCCAGCAGTACGCGATCATCGCCGGCTCGGCGCTCTCCGCGATCGCGCTGGGGCCGATCCTGCTGCAGCTGAACGAGGTGGCCACGGTCTACGTGCCGGCGAAGACGCTGGCGCCGGCGCCGATCGTCGCGGACGCCACCGTCAAGCTCGGTCCCGTGGAAACGCTCCACGGCCCGCAGGCGCGCGACGATTCGAAGAGCTACCGCACGTGGCACAAGACGGACGACAAAGGCGGCCCGCCGGGCAAGTACCTGGTGGATGCGAACGGCGAGGCCGTGTGGCTCGTCGACCCGGGCATCAACGGCACGCACGACACGCGGCCCGACGGAAGCAAGGTCCGCAAGTTCGAGGCACCGAAGGCCACGCTCATCTCCTACATCATCAAGGGCATCCTCGACCGCCAGCTCCCGTGGGCGCTGGTGATGCTGGGCGTGATGATCTCGGTGATGCTCGAGCTCTCGTTCCTTCCGGCGCTCGCGTTCGCGGTCGGCGTGTACCTGCCGCTGTCGTCCTCGTCGCCGATCTTCGTGGGCGGCTTGATCCGCGCCTGGGTCGATCGCAAGCACGGCGCCGCGGAAGGCGACAAGGGGCCGGGCGTGCTGCTCGCCTCGGGCTACATCGCGGGCGGGGCGATCGCGGGCATCGTGATCGCATTCCTCGCGGGCGTGCTGGACGAGGTGGACGCCGCGATCGGCAAGTGGGCCGCCGCGAGCAACCCGTTCTTCGACGGGCCTTGGGCGGATGCGCTCTCGATGATTCCCTACGTCTTCCTCTGCGCCTTCCTGTTCCTGGTGGCGCGCGGGAAGCTCCTCAAGATCCGCTAG
- a CDS encoding Bug family tripartite tricarboxylate transporter substrate binding protein: MSRIARLAAAALLALCATAPAFAQSDYPTRSVKWIVPYPPGGTTDVLARIIAQWLTEKMGQTFVVENKPGGGNNIGTEIAIKSPADGYTVLLVNPAHGINATLYKDLPFNVLRDVAPVAGIVKSPNVMEVTPTFPAKTVKEFVDYCKANPGKVNMASSGSGTSVHMSGEMFKMMTGCDMLHVPYKGAGPALIDLMSGKVDVLFDNLPSSIAHIKGGKLRALAVTTKESEPSLPGIPSVSDTVPGYEATAWFGMGAPKGTPRAVIDKLNAEINRALADPKMKEKLAELGGRPIPGSPEDFGKVMAEETARWEKVVKASGAKAE, from the coding sequence GTGTCCCGAATCGCCCGCCTCGCCGCTGCCGCGCTGCTCGCCCTCTGCGCCACCGCGCCCGCCTTCGCCCAGTCCGACTACCCGACCCGGTCCGTGAAGTGGATCGTGCCCTACCCGCCGGGCGGAACCACCGACGTGCTCGCGCGCATCATCGCGCAGTGGCTCACCGAGAAGATGGGCCAGACTTTCGTCGTCGAGAACAAGCCCGGTGGCGGCAACAACATCGGCACCGAGATCGCGATCAAGTCGCCGGCCGACGGCTACACGGTGCTGCTGGTGAACCCCGCGCACGGCATCAACGCAACGCTCTACAAGGATCTCCCGTTCAACGTCCTTCGCGACGTGGCACCGGTGGCGGGCATCGTGAAGTCGCCCAACGTGATGGAAGTGACGCCCACCTTCCCGGCCAAGACGGTGAAGGAGTTCGTCGACTACTGCAAGGCGAACCCGGGCAAGGTCAACATGGCCTCGTCGGGCAGCGGCACGTCGGTGCACATGTCGGGCGAGATGTTCAAGATGATGACCGGCTGCGACATGCTGCACGTCCCCTACAAGGGCGCGGGCCCGGCGCTCATCGACCTGATGTCGGGCAAGGTGGACGTCCTGTTCGACAACCTGCCCTCGTCGATCGCCCACATCAAGGGCGGCAAGCTGCGCGCGCTGGCGGTGACCACGAAGGAGAGCGAGCCTTCGCTCCCGGGCATTCCCTCCGTCTCCGATACGGTGCCGGGCTACGAGGCCACCGCCTGGTTCGGCATGGGCGCGCCGAAGGGAACGCCGCGCGCAGTGATCGACAAGCTGAACGCGGAGATCAATCGCGCGCTCGCCGATCCGAAGATGAAGGAGAAGCTCGCGGAGCTGGGCGGACGTCCCATCCCGGGCTCGCCGGAGGATTTCGGCAAGGTGATGGCCGAGGAAACCGCGCGCTGGGAAAAGGTCGTGAAGGCTTCGGGCGCGAAGGCCGAGTGA
- a CDS encoding c-type cytochrome gives MTRKPFPLAVLAVILSGCSGSGSQPDADPNLVAKGKQVFRYDTFGDETQWSDTLRMHEVIRTTVDPTTALSVGLKVDSEALPPAVVQGIQNGSISLKSPDTTVALIKLNAVVGIRGTVETVNGKDTLTRVGITCALCHSTVDNSFAPGIGKRLDGWANTDLNPGAIIALSPALDAAKKAVYNSWGPGKYDPRFNLDGKNGPQVIPPAYGLSGVNRITTTGDGEDIAYWNRYVGVTQMGGHGTFVEPRTGVSVVNGPDDLISDKLPALQAYQLSLAAPSPPAGSFDAVAAARGKSVFEGAGRCTSCHSGARRTDANERLHSAAEVVSEPEPNGAPSYASRSATKQYRTAPLAGLWQHAPYFHNGSAPTLVAVVRTYNSRRALALTEVQITDLAEYLKSL, from the coding sequence ATGACTCGTAAACCCTTCCCTCTCGCGGTGCTGGCGGTAATTCTTTCCGGATGCAGCGGTAGCGGGTCGCAGCCCGACGCGGACCCCAATCTCGTCGCCAAGGGCAAGCAGGTCTTCCGCTACGACACGTTCGGCGACGAGACACAGTGGTCCGACACGCTTCGCATGCACGAGGTGATCCGGACCACGGTCGATCCCACCACGGCGCTCTCCGTGGGACTGAAAGTCGATTCGGAAGCGCTACCGCCCGCCGTCGTGCAGGGAATCCAGAACGGCAGCATCAGCCTGAAGAGCCCGGACACGACCGTCGCGTTGATCAAGCTGAATGCCGTGGTGGGTATCCGGGGAACGGTGGAGACGGTGAACGGCAAGGACACGCTCACGCGCGTGGGCATCACCTGCGCGCTCTGCCATTCCACGGTGGACAACTCGTTCGCGCCGGGCATCGGCAAGCGGCTCGACGGCTGGGCGAACACGGATCTCAATCCCGGCGCGATCATCGCCCTGTCTCCCGCGCTCGATGCCGCGAAGAAGGCGGTCTACAACTCGTGGGGCCCGGGCAAGTACGATCCGCGCTTCAACCTCGACGGCAAGAACGGGCCGCAGGTCATTCCACCCGCCTACGGACTGAGCGGCGTGAACCGCATCACGACCACCGGCGACGGCGAGGACATCGCCTACTGGAATCGCTACGTGGGCGTCACGCAGATGGGCGGGCACGGCACGTTCGTCGAGCCTCGCACGGGTGTGTCCGTGGTGAACGGACCCGACGACCTCATCAGCGACAAGCTGCCGGCGCTGCAGGCCTATCAACTCTCGCTGGCCGCTCCGTCACCTCCGGCAGGTTCCTTCGATGCCGTGGCCGCCGCGCGCGGCAAGTCGGTCTTCGAGGGTGCGGGGCGCTGCACGTCGTGCCATTCCGGCGCGCGCAGGACCGATGCGAACGAAAGGCTGCATTCCGCCGCGGAGGTGGTGAGCGAGCCGGAGCCGAACGGAGCGCCGAGCTATGCCTCGCGCAGCGCCACGAAGCAATATCGCACCGCGCCGCTCGCCGGCTTGTGGCAGCACGCACCGTACTTCCACAACGGCAGTGCGCCGACCCTCGTTGCGGTCGTGCGCACCTACAACTCGCGCAGGGCCCTGGCACTCACGGAGGTGCAAATCACCGATCTCGCGGAATACCTCAAGTCCCTGTAG
- a CDS encoding alpha/beta hydrolase has translation MASAHRWHLIAGGAAALLALASPEAFSAPAFTSKACPAPFVKARARCGTVTVPENYAAPNGRRIGLNVIVFEARKPSKPKAAQFDLEGGPGFAMTDSAVFYAGEGAPYRETRDVVLVDMRGTGASKPLRCEGIAAYERAKPLGMMYPTALVRECAEQLSKSADVRQYSTANASRDIESVRQALGYAQVDLNAVSYGTTLALRYITDYPSRVRTAVLAGSVPASKTPPRYHALVAERGIDLLFKACAADADCAKRYPTLPADLEQALAKLDPELRPIFLEKVRTQLYHPATSRGVPAFIHQTAEGDLTLLNAPTPQVRRFSDGVYLSITCAESFARSEVDEWIADAKMSHFGSYRIVRQREACGEWPEAPADPKLLSTGRSQLPVLFISGALDPVTPPEWTVELMASFPNGKHLIIPEGAHSVEGLSGVESCLDRITLEFVAAKSLEGIDTACVAGMRAGPYR, from the coding sequence TTGGCTTCCGCGCACCGCTGGCATCTCATCGCGGGCGGCGCCGCAGCGCTGCTCGCCCTCGCAAGCCCCGAAGCGTTTTCCGCCCCGGCCTTCACGTCGAAGGCTTGCCCCGCGCCGTTCGTGAAGGCGCGTGCGCGCTGCGGCACCGTCACTGTCCCCGAGAACTACGCGGCTCCCAACGGGCGCCGCATCGGGCTCAACGTGATCGTGTTCGAGGCGCGCAAGCCCTCGAAGCCCAAGGCCGCGCAGTTCGACCTCGAGGGCGGTCCCGGCTTCGCAATGACGGACTCGGCTGTGTTCTACGCCGGGGAGGGCGCGCCGTATCGCGAGACGCGCGACGTCGTGCTCGTCGACATGCGCGGCACGGGCGCCTCGAAGCCGCTGCGCTGCGAGGGCATCGCCGCCTACGAGCGCGCGAAACCGCTCGGGATGATGTATCCGACGGCGTTGGTGCGCGAGTGCGCGGAGCAACTCTCCAAAAGCGCCGATGTCCGCCAGTACTCGACCGCGAACGCCTCGCGCGACATCGAGTCGGTCCGCCAGGCGCTGGGCTACGCGCAGGTCGACTTGAACGCGGTGTCCTACGGCACGACGCTGGCGCTTCGCTACATCACGGACTATCCGTCGCGCGTGCGCACGGCCGTCCTGGCGGGCAGCGTGCCGGCGTCGAAGACGCCCCCCCGCTATCACGCGCTGGTGGCGGAGCGCGGGATCGACCTTCTCTTCAAGGCATGCGCCGCGGATGCCGATTGCGCCAAACGCTACCCCACGCTTCCCGCCGACCTCGAGCAGGCCCTGGCGAAGCTGGACCCGGAGCTGCGGCCCATCTTCCTCGAGAAGGTGCGCACCCAGCTCTATCATCCGGCCACATCGCGAGGCGTTCCCGCGTTCATCCACCAGACGGCCGAGGGCGACCTCACGCTGCTGAATGCGCCGACGCCACAAGTCCGCCGGTTTTCCGACGGCGTCTACCTGTCGATCACGTGCGCCGAGAGCTTCGCGCGCTCCGAGGTGGACGAATGGATCGCGGACGCGAAGATGTCGCACTTCGGCTCGTACCGCATCGTCCGGCAGCGCGAGGCCTGCGGCGAGTGGCCGGAGGCGCCCGCCGATCCGAAGCTGCTTTCGACGGGCCGCTCACAGTTGCCGGTGTTGTTCATTTCCGGCGCGCTCGATCCCGTGACACCGCCGGAGTGGACCGTCGAGCTCATGGCGTCGTTCCCGAACGGGAAGCACCTCATCATTCCGGAGGGCGCGCACTCGGTGGAGGGCCTCTCCGGCGTGGAGAGCTGCCTCGACCGGATCACCCTCGAGTTCGTCGCGGCGAAATCGCTCGAGGGGATCGATACGGCCTGCGTCGCGGGGATGCGCGCAGGCCCGTACCGCTAG
- a CDS encoding universal stress protein, protein MKILLAADGSVHTERAAKHLAWFAGELAKPPEIHLLNVHAPVPYAKAAATAGAEAVNRYHKEECEAALAVGGAVLRGASIAFEQHWVAGDVAKEIDNFAIKNGIDLIVMGSHGHGQLRNLALGSTADAVLRGTQCPVTVVR, encoded by the coding sequence ATGAAGATCCTCCTCGCCGCAGACGGGTCGGTGCATACCGAGCGTGCCGCGAAACACCTGGCGTGGTTCGCGGGCGAGCTCGCGAAGCCGCCGGAGATCCACCTCCTCAACGTCCACGCTCCGGTGCCCTACGCCAAGGCCGCCGCGACCGCGGGCGCCGAAGCCGTGAACCGTTACCACAAGGAAGAGTGCGAGGCGGCCCTGGCGGTCGGCGGTGCCGTGCTGCGGGGCGCCAGCATCGCGTTCGAGCAGCACTGGGTGGCCGGCGACGTCGCGAAGGAGATCGACAACTTCGCCATCAAGAACGGCATCGACCTGATCGTGATGGGCTCGCACGGGCACGGCCAGCTCCGCAACCTGGCACTCGGCTCCACCGCCGACGCGGTCCTTCGCGGCACGCAGTGCCCGGTGACCGTGGTCCGCTAG
- a CDS encoding right-handed parallel beta-helix repeat-containing protein: MDTPASTRRTLVRFATPLFALAALGAAVFAQARPLMCGDTLYQSIKLVADLRCGPGQDGLTIGAGGVRIDLNGYSILGTSDFTVAVRSWYFNGVEIVGPGRIEGFQYIAFLGDGHGHRVSGIETRDGNLALYNSSDSTVEGNRLSTLYVLSRPGGQATGNLVTNNEFMPGTVFPSFADAIVLSGCDTAGNRVTGNSQPRTPNPNYGSSVVLMDGAHDNDISRNTLSWKLFLGSGASYNRVSGNVISIDAATSVGVQLAAQYSDCMGGPAGPLRNVIEDNEIHDSNFGIFVHGGFGVMTTRNTFRGNVIGKPTQAGISFGPFSDRNDGRGNTVIGPVPYAIDDGTRNLWP; encoded by the coding sequence ATGGATACCCCCGCTTCCACCCGCAGGACCCTCGTTCGCTTCGCCACCCCGCTGTTCGCCCTGGCCGCACTGGGTGCCGCCGTATTCGCCCAGGCGCGTCCTCTGATGTGCGGCGACACCCTCTACCAATCCATCAAGCTTGTGGCGGACCTCCGCTGCGGTCCCGGCCAGGACGGCCTCACCATCGGCGCCGGTGGCGTGCGCATCGACCTCAACGGTTACAGCATCCTGGGCACGTCGGACTTCACGGTCGCCGTGAGGTCGTGGTACTTCAACGGCGTGGAGATCGTGGGTCCCGGCCGCATCGAGGGCTTCCAGTACATCGCCTTCCTCGGGGATGGCCACGGACATCGCGTGAGCGGTATCGAAACGCGTGACGGGAACCTTGCCCTCTACAACAGCTCCGACTCCACCGTCGAGGGTAACCGCCTGTCGACCCTGTACGTCCTGTCGAGACCCGGGGGCCAGGCGACCGGAAACCTCGTCACCAACAACGAGTTCATGCCGGGTACGGTCTTTCCCTCCTTTGCCGACGCGATCGTGCTGTCGGGCTGCGACACGGCCGGAAACCGGGTGACCGGAAACAGCCAGCCCCGGACGCCCAATCCCAACTACGGGTCGTCGGTCGTCCTGATGGACGGCGCACACGACAACGACATCTCGAGGAACACGCTGTCGTGGAAGCTCTTCCTCGGCAGCGGTGCCAGCTACAACCGCGTGTCCGGCAACGTGATCTCGATAGACGCGGCGACGTCGGTCGGCGTGCAGCTCGCGGCGCAATATTCGGACTGCATGGGCGGGCCGGCGGGTCCCCTCAGGAATGTCATCGAGGACAACGAGATCCACGACAGCAACTTTGGCATCTTCGTCCATGGCGGCTTCGGCGTCATGACGACGCGCAACACGTTCCGCGGAAACGTGATCGGCAAGCCGACGCAAGCCGGCATCTCGTTCGGCCCGTTTTCAGACAGGAACGACGGGCGGGGCAACACGGTCATCGGCCCGGTTCCCTACGCCATCGACGACGGCACGCGCAACCTGTGGCCGTGA
- a CDS encoding ECF-type sigma factor: MSEIADALRAVESRDHTRLDQAFAEHYPDLKRLAHARLRGSGLEGSLQTTALVHESYVKLASGAGIAIDDRLQFLAYSSRVLRSIVVDLVREQRALRHGGGVDVVTLDTAVGEGLAGTMDVIAIDDALEALGRIDPSLARLVEMRFFGGMTEPEVAEALGVSVRSVSREWQKARALLLTLIEE; the protein is encoded by the coding sequence ATGAGCGAAATCGCCGACGCCCTCCGTGCGGTTGAGAGCCGGGATCACACCCGGCTCGACCAGGCCTTCGCGGAGCACTACCCGGACCTGAAGCGCCTGGCCCACGCGCGCCTGCGCGGCAGCGGCCTCGAAGGTTCGCTGCAGACCACGGCGCTGGTCCACGAGAGCTACGTGAAGCTCGCGAGCGGCGCGGGCATCGCGATCGACGACCGCCTGCAGTTCCTCGCCTATTCCTCGCGCGTGCTGCGCAGCATCGTCGTGGACCTGGTGCGCGAGCAGCGGGCGTTGCGCCACGGCGGCGGCGTGGATGTCGTCACGCTCGACACGGCGGTCGGCGAGGGCCTCGCCGGCACGATGGACGTGATCGCCATCGACGATGCGCTGGAGGCATTGGGGCGGATCGACCCGTCCCTGGCGCGGCTGGTGGAGATGCGCTTCTTCGGGGGCATGACCGAGCCCGAAGTCGCCGAGGCGCTGGGCGTCTCCGTCCGCAGCGTCTCGCGGGAATGGCAGAAGGCGCGGGCCCTGCTGCTGACCCTCATCGAGGAGTAG